From Mercenaria mercenaria strain notata unplaced genomic scaffold, MADL_Memer_1 contig_832, whole genome shotgun sequence:
ACAGACAACAAAGTGCCCAAACTCACGAGAGTGATAAAAAGCTACACATAATTTGCgtcattagaaataaaatatatattaatttatttttggcatTTTGCAATATACCCATTACAGTGTATCTGTTGTGAAAATGTTATGTGAACGTGTGTTCATTTCTTCTTTGGGATGCTGAAATCCATAAGGAAACATTTAAAGTGAAATATGTGTGGCAcaacaataatgaaaataattaagtcacatacaataaaaaaaattagatttTATGGTTAATTGAAATGTACAGAAATGCGATCAGTTTAATATACTAAATTATTTTAGcttgcttgtgatgaaataaccGACCGACActctaaccactacaccactaaTACCATAGAAATGTGATAAATTGTGATCTAGATAAAGATGTTGCCACAGAATTGGCTTTCATTTCGTCCAACTTTTGTGCAATTCCTTTGGTAATTATTCTGAAATGTTGGCAAGCATATACGTAAAAGTGTTAAAACAAGTCAAATATAATTAGTATTCCGGTATAAAATCTAAAGACAAATGTTTATTTGACATCAGTCATAactaatatttgtttctttcttcaaACGAAGACTGGAATCGAACAGAAACGACTGAAGTTAGTATCTGTGTGGAGGAACTTCACGGGAAAAAACATGTGTTTGACGGAGTAGCACCTTCTGATTCCGCTGAAACACTGATGTCCAAAATTGAACGAAAAACTAAGGTTCCCAAACatgaatttgttttattctgtAATGGGAGAATAGTTGAAGAAAAACAAACGTTAAAAGATTATGATATCTACACATCATCAATCCTCCTTCTACGCCAGAAAAGGAAAGGTATGTACTGAGTGTAGTATTAATATCATTAAGAAAGCCGATTTAGATGTTGTGTAGAGAAGCTTAATATTGCATGAAACCTAAACACGTCTTGAAGCATTTTGCTTCAAAATTGAACCAAGTATGAACAATTCGTGTTGCTTCGTAACCATTATGAGGAGCGTGCATTAGATAACGTTGTTAAAGATTTCCCATCCCGCTTTAAGCATTCTCTCTCATCATAAATCGATTTCCTTTGAATGAAATGTCTTCTCCCAAGTATAGAATTTATTTATGGGTCATATTACAAATTTTGTCTGTATCATGTCGGATATTTATTTTGAGCACCTTTTTGATTACATATGAACAACACTGGGAGTGccaaaaacaaaaatggaaagAGGATGGTATTTAAGACGAAAACAAATGATGTAAAGGCTGAAAACCACTAAATCCAACTGTTCTTCATTTCATATTAGTATTCACCTACTTGTAATGTTGTTTGCTTTTCGACATTTCCTTGCATATCAGATTTACGGTGACTCATATTACCATATAAAACTATATTGCTACTATAGAACAATAGAAAGGGAAAGAGTGTTAACTTTTATGTAAGACGTTTATAATAAAACCCGCTGAATTGATAGtttgttacactgatctgtcttatcgaatacagaTAATATGTAGTATTTAACACGTGGAAGAGTCTACTGAATAGACTCCTTTGCGCTTCTTTCTGTGTCTCTTTACGATACATCAATTCTTATAAACGCTATATGACTTTGAACAATATAAAGGTTTGGACTGGAAAACCACAGAGCGACTATACTGTATAGATGGCGCCATTACACAGCGACGGTCCTATGCACTGCTTAAACAATGTAAATCAAGAACACGCTGGTTTTGCATTGCACGCATTTTTCGTATCGGCTTAATAATGCTTATCCTGTTAAACTTGATAAATcattatattgtttttgccctgtccgtccgtcccacttcatttccgatcaataactggagaaccatttgatctagaaccttcaaacttcatagggttgtaggactgctagagtagacgacccctattgtttttggggtcactctgtcaaaggtcaaggtcacaggggcctgaacattgaaaactatttctgatcaataactagagaaccacttgacccagaatgttgaaacttcataagatgattggtcatgcaaagtagatgacccctattgtttttgggatcactccgtcaaaggtcaaggtcacaggggcctgaacattgaaaaccatttccgatcaataacttgagtaccacttgacccagaatgttgaaacttcataggatgatttgtcatgcagagaaaatgacccctattgattttggggtcactttgttacaggtcaaggtcacaggggcctgtacaccgaaaaccatttccagtcagtaacttgagaaccacttgacccagaatgttgaaacttcataggatgattggtcatgcaaagtagatgacccatatcgattttttggtcagtctattaaaggtcaaggtcacaagggcctggtcatgtaaaatcatttccggaaaataacttgaaaactacttgacccagaatgttgaaacttaataggatcattggacatgcagagtagatgacccctatttatttttgggtcatttgatcaaaggtcaaggtcacaggagcctgaacagtgacttgagacagtaggccaagagtgttgaaacttagcgggatgactggacatgccaagtagatgatctctattgcagccaaccatcagtgtctgtttgactttcgctcctgacccctattgatttcttgcctataggactttgcattgggggagacatgcgttttacaaaagcaatttctagtttcaTATTACTGTTACCAAAAGGCTAGCGGCGAGcatgttaaacaacaaatttAGAAGTTTGGGAAacgtttttctatatgttttcgAATTCAAACAACGGATAGTTTCCTCAGTCtatgcaattttgtttcaatataatTTATAGACTATTTATCTAAGCAGATTTGGTTTGAACCTCATTTTTACCTTGAGATATGAAATTGTGTGTGAATAATTTGACTTGGCTTAAATCccatatatataaatgcaattaattcttaagaacctaaaacgcaagtactcaatgcctttgcagaagacagagcaacaagggaaacacccttaagcatttttctgttttacattacatgccttctgttgcctttgcgtatgtgagggtttcacctggcggtgaaaacttttatttacaccatcctgtgactttggaacatggtgggggtgaGAGTGAgtttaggtgcaccataaaccggtttaaggtAAAAAAGGCGTAATGAGCGGGcgtttcaaaaacaagttgcatccttcataacatttttaaataaaagcaaattttaaagGTGATCTTCTCTCGATTTACAATTattaaaaaggtcaaatgcatactttttacGCATATATCGTCGAAAAATCACGTGTTAGCCTTACcctaaatagttgtgacgttgccatttttacggcgattaatttagtttcggggcgtccatttaattcatttttttttcttcttttaacgTATTACAAGCCCGTTGAATCCTATACGGTGgtgtaattttcaaatttgttctcCAACTATTCGCCGACGGAGagcttattttatgaaaaaataatgtcagaatcattctacgaaattattgttttttcgTGCGGAATGACCATGTATTGTGTGAAAACTGTTCCCTAATTTTTTACAGACTCAAATTATCATgtaaatttactttaatgtaaaattaaccaaaaaaaaaaaaaatacgggagTCTTCGATTCTGTTTTCACTATATTGTCTTAATTGTCAGAATTTGcgcatcaaaatttcacaaagaagtgtttgtattttagggaaaAATCAGTTAATCACAAAAGAGTATTACAACAACATCAATTTCttttaagcgtattctaattttgtaaaatagaaaaagtggaaactccacagatgtaagccattttccgatttctttccTATTTTTATAGTCACACGTAtatgaatgcatgttacacacaaaaaggCATAATGAAAAAAACTGATACTTCTtactaaacattttactgcttgtTCTCTCCTCCATaggctttttttaattttctgaaaatgttcctgaaaattttttgaataaaataagattataaaattccttgactacCGAGTTCATATTCACGCTATGATGCTAAGAAAATTGGGAAGTTTAGGCACAGTTAACCGTCTTTTCCGCGCGTTTTTGTTTTTCAACCAAGTTCACATTGTCTATTTATAGGAATTATTTGCAGCCTTTATAAACGGCTTGTTGCATTATTGATTGGTTTCAATTCGTTTCAACTGTTTCATGAATAGTAAAATACAGTTTTCCCCGGAATCTGGAGATGTTAGTTTGAGACCGAATAGCTATAGCGTTCCATGAAGTGGGAAAGGTCGTCAATTTCTTACGGAGTGAGCCACctggttagaaactataaagacagCACCGTGACATAATTGAAGGTTGTTaagaaacggcgtaaacccaacacaGTTAATGGTTATCAAATGTATAAgtgcaataacttatttattGAGAATAATGTTGTTTGATTTCGGGGGTTACGCccgttttcgtcaacattttatttttacaagcaCTAAACTCAAAGTGACTTACAACTATCCCAttggaaaatattagtcacggataaaGTAATTATACCGGACACCAACCCTAAGACCGCTCGATTGACGCGCGAATGCTCCAACCAGTGTGTCATTTGATCCGACATAGGGGTGGGGGTAATTTTGACTGGATGAATTAGACAAGAGACTATTTTCTAAGGgtcagttgtatttgaagttttacaaaacgggaattattctaaaatctgaatttcacatatttgttaaccatggttttaaatgttcatttaaagAGAAGTTAACACTGTGGGAATGACTGTATACGTCGATGCTGAGATAACTTGTAGCCTGTTCCATTTTGtctgtgtgaaaaaaaatatgcttgcattattttatgtatgaaacaaagagacatcaaatataataaaaaaaatgaagtcaGCAATTAATCATTAAAACGTGAAAGGTCATTGTTATCACTACACCTCTCCCCACTTCCcgtttattcatattatttttttacattttcaatttttaaagcaGACTCTGAACGATCATGTTTCGAGGGACTTGTTCTAAATCTTTTCGTAAAtgtttggaaacggcaccgatcttttatattttatatttttgttcattcatatcacccggttttgctTAAAGCTACAGTTAAAAATGACAGCAATTAAGCGGCTTTATCCAACTATAATACTCACGTTATTCAAATCTGAAAAATATACTCAAACTGATATCTGAGTAATAGATATGAATACGGTTAAACACTAACAAAatcttagccatatttttactctaaacatagataaataaacatataattaGTTTTGGCTTTAAggcgttcattctagctttgatggaaaagaatatatcagaaaatatattcaaattagcCAGTAGTTATATCCATTCCTTTTCTgaactacaagtagatatttAGTTGTTCAAATATGACGAAATGAAATCTTCAGCATACAAGATGTTTGCCGTCAACGATTAGTACGTGGCGTcgtcaagcataatgtttgaCGTTACGTTAGATGGCGCTGAATTACGCTGACGTTACGCTCTCCAGCGGTGCAACACTGTGTTCCTTTAGAGTGGTTATTAAGTAACGCTGCTGGCAGAATGGTTAGATCTCTGTTACTGCTAGGGCATGTCATCGTTCCCATGCTGGTTCGAATCTTGCTTCAATTTAGAATTATTCATCATGATTGGCAAAAACAGACTTAAGACATAATATTCTTTCTAGATTAATTTTAGTTTGGTGGATTTCTGAACCAAAGTTTCTGATTTTAAATTGATACTCATTACAGGGAAGGAAACAAGTGTATCATGTGACCTCCGGCAGATTGTGTGGAACAAATTTGATCATTACTACAAAAAGATTCAAAATCTGGGTACGTATAATGAAATGTTGAGTATATTGGACAGCTAAATTAACCAGTTTAAGATGCATCAAGCAATAAATGCAAAGAAATTTGGTGGTAGCTGCAATGGCATTTACTTCTAAAATATGTCGTGTGGCAATGAATGAGATCAAATGGTGGTATCTGAATTGCTGTAGTGTGGTATTTCTCGGACACATACCGGCATGACACAGGACCTCAGTATAAGAACCGTAAATTGTCCGGCCTTTACTTGTTAGAAGTTTTCGTCTTAACGGAGCTGTCGAAAACagtataatttaaattttcaataatttcaatgTCAAAACGCTGACCGAGGATTTTTAGCTTTTGAGATGTTCATATGATGGAACAAGTCCGGTTAATTCTGAGCGCCGTGGGCTTCAACATCACTCTTCTTGCCGGTGTGTCTCCATACAGCAATACGCTATTCTCCCTATACCAACTCTGAATACCAAATACCAATATCAATGAATGCACCTCatgtatgttttcaaaactttCCGATTTCCTTTGTGTCTATTTCTGCTtgtaatttatgaaatatgtaaTTCTAGCGACAAAACCCCTCCCATATCATCTTCAGTCCCATTGTATGTTGTGTACGTGGCAGTTTAATacttaattattcattattctGATCTTTCTCAGAGACTATACGTCACTTAAATTTACGTTAAGCCGTTTCTTTCCAACAGAtaagaattattttattcattaaattataatgatttttccatgaattacTGAAGTCAGTTATTAGAGAGAATATATGATAGCTTTTTTACAGTGAAAAATGTTCAATAGATTTCTAACTTGTACGAAACAACCAAAATAGGTATAAAgttggttaaaaccattgaacAGAAAGAGaatgtatttgttttgctgtAAGATCACACAAATTTCCGTCGTTGACACCATGTATTGCGCTTCCACTCATAAAAGATATTTCGACCTTATATTGAAACTAATATCCTCCTTTATCTTTTAATTATTAAATACAATATCAGTATCTATTATTTTAAGAGTGAAGCTTTAAAGTGAGAAACCATTAAAGATTGTCTTGAAATTTCCGTAAAGCATAATATGTTTATCTTTCATTCATTATATAAAGTAAAGATTTCAGTGGGTAACAATCAAAAACGTATATTTAATCtccattgtaaaatatattttcagaatgtaaaCCAGTTTTCAAGACCTATTTGTACTATATTTCATTTTCCTTACAGTCAATAAATTTCCACAATTCTTCGAAGACACAACTCGCATGCTTTCCGAAAAGGACTTCAGTAGGATATCCAAAGCGATTGGAGACGGCTGGCAGTCTCTAGGAATGGAATTAGGGTTAGATAAAATTAAACTAGAACATATTACAGCTAATAACCAAACTTTGGAAATGAAAATTGTTGACATGCTAACACAATGGAGTCGTCAGAAACCGTCAGAGGCTAAAGCTGGAAATCTTTATAGTGCCATTAAAAACTGCACCGATTTGAGCTGTAACTTGGAAACATTAAAGAGCATTGTTCTTGGAGTTTGACCTTCAATGACTAAAATATCATCCTACTGTATTGCAACCTGAACGAAAACACTTATCAAACTTCCTAACTGGCCATGCCCTACCTTCTGATGATAATATCTATTACCATCATTTAACCGAAGATAGATGTAGATTTGTAACATCTTTATGAGAGTTTAAAAAATGTATTGGcgttcaaagaaaaagaaacggaccaacattttcaaaaagtatttttaccaTTTATAGACCGGACATCAATCTACTATTTGTGAGTTCATAACATTGTTCCATCAGGGAAATTATATAAAAGCAACACGTTTTCAAATATCTGAATTTTCAATGGATTTGCTCTGTTACTCTTCAAATTTCAGATTGTCTACCTTTTATATGAATTTCATTTGACACCAAACACCAAATATTTCAACACAAATGGTACCAGCTTCTTCATATTTGCGCAATCTGTCGATTACTGTACTGACTACACTAGCTACAAGGGTATATTATGTTAACCATAAATCATTACTTCAAAGTATTGGAAATGACTGTGAATCACTTTTTCacagataaatttaaatttatctgaagaaaagaaatatgtattCATAATTGAATATCCTAAACAAAAATGTACCAATGCCTATAGAGATGCTTATTTACAGTTcgcaaacaattttgaaattttcaggtCTTACAGTTACCTTGTTCAAATGCCGGTatctataaaatttataaaataaaaactttaagataaatatacaataaatatacAACGCTTCAATTTGTTGAAATCAGAGCTATATCTTTCAGTCCAGTAATTTGACAGCATACGTCCAAAAAATTACTTGACATACTAGAACTTTTAGTAAGTGTATGAATTCATTTGGTACTGGATCATGGTAAAGAGAGTACGTTTAGTTTGTGCATATTTGTATAATTGATTTGTAAGAAATGAacagtattatattttattatattttgagcTTAATTAGAAGTATCAACTATTGCATGAAGTATAGTCCTTGACAACCAATGTTTTGTGTAATCTGGTGCGCAAAAAACGTGCACAAATGCGCTAATATTTTATATCTCATCTACTTAATACTTTGACTTGTATTTTTAGTTCgacagagcacaaagtgctcaaagtgagtTATTGTGACTACTCATGGTCCGTTGTCgaacgacaacaacaacattttctttgaaaacatttgtCGGAAATTAATTACACGCGTGTCAAGGGTGTTCCTTACGTGGTCTTCTTCAAAAGTTGTTTGAACATTTCCTCTTGTTGCTTGCCcgatttcttaaattatttcgCTCAAAAGATCCTTGGGTGACTATATACAAAGcttgttaaaattattccgatttgtcaaaaatgATTGCTGCCATGGAGTTTCTCTATACAGTAGATATTTACCTTTCTCTAAATAGATATAGTTGAAACTCAGCAGTAAATACTTGTCTTTTTGTCAGAGATTGTAGGCCaaagtttaaaacaatttcacacaaatgattcCTTAGGTGGCTAACGacttattctgatttgtcaaaaactgTTGCCACCAGAAGTAGATCTATCTCTATAATAATGacaacttagaaaattttcttgtcaaaaaacatgtgcccacttttgaaataatttcataacaAATTTACCAAGAGTGCTGAAATTATTTTAGTATGTTAAAACAAATGACAACCAGAATACATCCTCTCATCCCTATGTCTATCAATTAGAAACTTTACAAAATGAATCTAAAACAATTTCACAGCCATGAttctttattattttgattctttaAAAGACAAGACCACCAGAGTACGTGATCTCTCTTcctatttttattaattagaaaccttcaaaaaaagaatttgaaataatttcacatgaaCGATTATTGGGTGTAACAAATTATTCTCATTCGTCAGAAATATAGCCATCCAGAGAGCATGGCCACTTTTCCCAATATGGATGTAGGGGAAACTAAAAATCTCCTCTTGTTAAATATTAATGGTCCGAATTTATAATAGGTTTGCACAATTGATAC
This genomic window contains:
- the LOC123538314 gene encoding uncharacterized protein LOC123538314, encoding MTQDWNRTETTEVSICVEELHGKKHVFDGVAPSDSAETLMSKIERKTKVPKHEFVLFCNGRIVEEKQTLKDYDIYTSSILLLRQKRKGKETSVSCDLRQIVWNKFDHYYKKIQNLVNKFPQFFEDTTRMLSEKDFSRISKAIGDGWQSLGMELGLDKIKLEHITANNQTLEMKIVDMLTQWSRQKPSEAKAGNLYSAIKNCTDLSCNLETLKSIVLGV